Below is a genomic region from Salvelinus fontinalis isolate EN_2023a chromosome 2, ASM2944872v1, whole genome shotgun sequence.
AATTGTCTCCAACCCCGACAGTAACACAGTGAGAGGGAAGCAGCAGATGAAGGCACTGCTGCCTGAGTACACACAGCCATTCTGACCGTTTATTTCAGTGTGTAATTACACAAGCAACCAACTAACCATCTCAATTTCATTAGCGCACTTCACTGTTGGTCTGCTAATCCTATGGCCAGACATGGAGATGATGAAACACCAGCTTTGTGAGTTTTAGGGGAGAGCTGTGCAGCTTGTAAACAGTCACTGTCAGCCACTGAGACCAGACATCAGGGACCACATTGGAAACAAGTGGAATCGTTATACCTTATTATCGCCTGGGTTGTACCCAATGCATCTTTTTCCAAATAAATAAATCACTTGGACCAACAGGTCTCCTAGACTCAGGAGAACATAGCAGTAGCCACCGAAATGCCAGGATGAACAtagaccacaattctatcctcctgattcctgcttacaagcaaaaaattaaagcaggatgcaccagtgactcggtctataaaaaagtggtcaggtgaagcagatgctaaactacagaactgttttgctatcacagactgtaaCATGTTCcgagattcttccgatggcattgagaagtacaccacataagtcactggctttatcaataagtgcatcgaggacgtcgtccccacagtgactgtacgtacataccccaaccagaaaccatggattacaggcaacattcgcactgagctaaagggaagagctgccgctttcaaggtgcgggactaacccggaagcttacaagaaatcctgctatgccctgcgatgaaccatcaaacaggcaaagcggcaatacagggctaagattaaatcatactacaccggctccaacgctcgtcttatgtggcagggcttgcaaactattacagactacaaagggaagcacagccgcgagctgcccagtgacacgagcctaccagacgagctaaatcacttctatggtcgcttcgaggcaagcaacactgaggcatgcatgagagcatcagctgttccggacgactgtgtgatcacgctctccgtagccgatgtgagtaagacctttaaacaggtcaacatacacaaggctgcagggccagacggattaccaggacgtgtgctccaggcatgtgctgaccaactggcaagtgtcttcactgacattttcaacatgtccctgattgagtctgtaataccaacatgtttcaggcagaccaccatagtccctgtgcccaagaacacaaaggcagcctgcctaaatgactacagacccgtagcactcacgtccgtagccatgaagtactttgaaaggttggtaatggctcacatcaacaccattatcccagaaaccctagacccactccaatttgcataccgcctaaacagatccacagatgatgcaatctctattgcactccacactgccctttcccacctggacaaaaggaacacttatgtgagaatgctattcattgactacagctcagcgttcaacaccatagtaccctcaaagctcatcactaagctaaggatcctgggactaaacatctccctctgcaactggatcctggacttcctgacgggccgcccccaggtggtgagggtaggtagcaacacatcggccacgctgatcctcaacactggagctccacaggggcgcgtgctcagtcccctcctgtactccctgttcacccacaactgcatggccaggcacgactccaacaccatcattaagtttgcagacgacacagcactggtaggcctgatcaccgacaatgacgagacagcctatagggaggaggtcagagacctggccgggtggtgccagaataacaacctatccctcaacgtaactaagactaaggagatgattgtggactacaggaaaaggaggaccgagcacacccccattctcatcgacggggctgtaggggagcaggttgagagcttcaagttccttggtgtccacatcaacaacaaactaacatggttcaaacacaccaagacagtcgtgaagagggcacgacaaagtctattccccctcaggaaactaaaaagatttggcatgggtcctgagatcctcaaaaggttctacagctgccacatcgacagcatcctgactggttgcatcactgcctggtacggcaattgctcggcctccgaccgcaaggcactacagagggtagtgcgtacggcccagtacatcactggggctaagctgcctgccatccaggacctctacaccaggcggtgtcagaagaaggccctaaaaattgtcaaagactcagccatcccagtcatagactgttctctctactaccgcatggcaagcggtaccgaagtgccaagtctaggacaaaaaggcttctcaacagtttttacccccaagccataagactcctgaacaggtaatcaaatggctacccggactatttgcattgtgttcccccccaacccctctttttacgctgctactactctctgtttatcatatatgcatagtcactttaactatacattcatgtacatactacctcaattgggccgaccaaccagtgttcccgcacattggctaaccgggctatctgcattgtgtcccaccacccaccacccgccaacccctcttttacgctactgctactctctgttcatcatatatgcatagtcactttaatcatatctacatgtacatactacctcaatcagcctgagtaaccggtgtctgtatgtagcctcgctacttttatagcctcgctactgtatatagcctgtctttttactgctgtttttatttcattgttcacctaacaccttttttgcactattggttagagcctgtaagtaagcatttcactgtaaggtctacaatacctgttgtattcggcgcatgtgacaaataaactttgatttgacgtGTAGCCTGATGACAGGCTGGGTGTGATATTGTATAGATTATTACCAATGCCAGGATGTACACAGACCTGTAGCATGATAACAGGCTGGGTGTGATACTGTATAGATTATTACCAATGCCTTGCTCTACAGTGTGGTACATGATATAATTGTGCTTGTTTTGCTTTTTTCTTcactcagtttttttgttaactgACAAACATTTCTTCTGCCTCATCAGCTAGAAGAAATTTATGTTTTTACAAACACAGTTATCTTGTATTTGAATAGCACATGCTTGTGCTCAGGCCATGGTTGAGTAAATGAAGCATAACCTGTACAGAACCTGGAAAGTGGTTAAACTTTAAAAGGGAAAACATGCTCTGCAGCTGTGTCAACACGCTCCAACTATGTTTACTTATAATATCTCACTGGGCCAAGTAATGCACCTCCTTTCTTCTACAGGCTCTTTGTGAACTTCCCCTCCTCCAAGCAGTACTTTAGCCAGTTCCAACAGGTGGAGGACCCTGAGGAGCTGGAGAGGAGTGCCCAGCTCAGGAAGCACTCACGCAGGGTGATGAACGCCATCAACACCCTGGTGGAGAACCTCCATGACGGGGACAAGATGGTGTCTGTTCTGAAGCTGGTGGGCAAGGCCCATGCACTCAGACACAAGGTGGAGCCTGTCTACTTCAAGGTGAGGAAGAACCAGGCAACATGTTTTCACATAACCATTATCCACAGGCACACCAAAGCAAATGTATCACTCATTccattttcctctctctctttctcagatcCTGTGTGGGGTGATTCTGGAGGTGCTGGTTGAAGACTTTCCTGATTACATCACTCCAGAGGTGGCAGGGGCGTGGACCAAACTGCTGGATGCCGTCTACTGGCACGTGAAAGGCGTGTATGAGGAGGTGGGCTGGGCCTCCAGCTCTGCTGTGTGaaccatctgtctgtctgggtcaaaGTAACCGTCAGTGACTACTGTTGACTCCCGGAGACTGACTACTACTGGGCCTTGGATTAGGAGGAGGACGATCTACGTCTGACCATTCAAGGGAAGAAATTTATCTTTCCAGAGCTCATAGAATCGTCCTATGTATCATATGGCTCCCTCCTTGTATCTTTCCCATGCCCCACTGTGGGGTGTGTTCTTCTGATGGACTCTCTTATGAATGATGGGGTGGTGGTTTGTGCTGACTTTGGTTGGAATGTGTGTGAATGGCCATATGTGTGTATGCATTTATGTTTGAGGTAGAGAATAAGCCCTACACAGACTGATAGAATCTTGGATGTCTCTTCAGTTACATTGCCATGAGATTATGTTGAAGATTGAGGATGGGCAGACATAAGAACTGTATTATGTCATAGAGACAGTCTAAACGTACACTCTCATACACATGTTTTTATCTTTACACCAAAAACAGATATACAGGGGAGAGTATGTATTCTGCTAATCACTCAGTTGTTAACCTGGGTTGTGCCTTTCTTTATCCCTGACACTGACATCAAGATCTTTGCTCATTTCATGTGATGCTTTGCTGGTGTTTCCTGGGCAGTATATTGTATTTCAGAATCAGTCACCCTTCAGAATCAGATCCACTTCACTGTCTCACAAAATGAGAAATAACTTGTGAGGTGTGGTGTCCACAGTTAAGCAATGTAAATGTTTTTTATCAATCCCTGTATCtgcataataacataataaaacaaaacaatgattATATCTATAATGAAATcatgacatgcatattattcttaatcccttgttttacactgtgaggtaTTAGCACTCTCTTTCCTCCTGCTGTGGCCTACTCCCTGTGAGTCAGCAGTCCTAACGATAGGTGGATTAGCAGGAGGCCTAAAGGTATTTATACCTCCCATGTCACGAGACACTCAGAGAGAGTTGCTCAGTTCTGAATCCAGCCACCTCTCCCTGCACATCATTGATTGTTGTGGGAACACAAGTGCACATGTGGCCTTTCACACCAGCATCAATAAAGACTTGTGTGCCGTATGTGCTCCCCCATACCAACCTACTGTATATAGATATCATTACACAATAGAAGGTGCAGTAACAGTACATTAGTGTAATGAGTCTGGATTACTTAACGACTTCTATGAAGGTGCAATAGAACTAGTAGTGATATGTTATTTACATATATGCCGAATCTGATACTGAAAACAATGACatgaacatgaacacacacaaacattaagACAGCTATGCTTTGTCCCCAAAATAAAGGCTTAATCTAGGTTTTCATTACATAAATGATTTTACACAAGATCAAGTTCAAGTAAACTCAAGAATTCTAATAGCCTATAAGTGCATACATTCTTTGTTTAATATAGGCTACACGCTCTACTCTATCAAAGCCCTGAGACATTACACAATAAAGACAAAACACTCATTCTGACTTTAAGCATGAGAGTATGCTACTACAGCAAAATCAGGGTCCATGACAGCCCTGCAGTGCTAGTTCAACCCACACCACATGAATGGCCACAGCACATAGTGCCCCTGTAAAGCTACACTAGTGGCGATGGAGGATTAAAAGGTTGAGCTCAGAACACAAACACTACTTTCTGTTTACCTCCTGCTCCTGCAACAAGGCCTTCCCCTGATCTGAGTTAATCCCACAGGCTAATCTTGCCACTAGTTTGAGAGCCACAGGAATCATTCTACTCTCCCTCATTGGGAGGAATAGTCCCAGTGTTCTAACCCAGCTGCAGTCCCAAAACAGGATACATGTGATAGGACCATGTGCACCACTACGATGGTCCTCACCACTATTGCTGTCATCCTATACAGAAAGTTTTCCAACCGAGTCGAACCGTAAGTACTCTTGTTTTTACTCTTTCTCATCCTCTGCCTCTTGCTCTGGTCACGTTCACTTCTTGAGGGAAAACCTAGTTGATAATACACAGAGCCACGTGTATCTGGTCACATGTACAGGTAAGGTTGACAGATTTTGTGAAATGTATCTTGGTTGGttcgatattttttttttttttatcgttTTTGGTTGCTTTGCACTTACCTCTTACATCACGGTGTTATGTCACACAGTGCATCATAACTGTTAACGGTAGTGTATTTTGATACTGCCATGGAATTCTCTCATGGGATTTGTGTACTGTTTGTAAGTGTTCTCATGCCCTTCATAGAAAATTACAGCAAACGTCTCAATAGCACTGAATGTTAATTATTTGAACAGATATCTAATTACCAATCAAACATGAAATCAAACATTGATCAAAATGTGATTACTCTAAGGGGCAATCATCTAAATGCTAGATAAATTATGCTATATCACTGAAACTATCCTGAAAGTCATGGCTCATCTTCCTCAAATAATACACAATCTTGATCTAACATCAAGTGGAAAGTTTCCAGGTTAGTGCTGCAGCTGCAGcagcaacctggactcaggggtagacgtaacatagtaaagaAACAATCTTTGACACTCACATGACACTCACATTAGTATGATATGCACGTTTGgaatggtatgtattaatttgtggtgCTAAGTAGTTGCAGAGTTGTTAATtacctaaaatgctaaagttgaccccaatggtggaacaaactccctcacgacgccaggacagcggagtcaatcaccaccttccggagacacctgaaaccccacctcttcaaggaatacctaggataggataaagcaatccttctgccccccccccccccccttaaaagatttagatgcactattgtaaagtggctgttccactggatgtcattaggtgaatgcaccaatttgtaagtcgctctggataagagcgtctgctaaatgacttaaatgtaaatgtaaatgttgtccaTGATGAAattcgaacacgcaacctttgggttggtAGACGTTCATGTTATACCTCCCGGACAGTGTCCCGGACAGAGTGACTATACATTAACAAAATTGCATCTAATGTAGGGATGAATAAAGAAAAATGCATCTGAGCTCTTGAGCAGAGGGCTGCTAATTGACTCTCAGCCCCCTTGGCTCTGCATGACCACTAACACGGCAACGGCACATAATGTTATGTGGCTGCAGCAACATACCAAGCTCAAAAGCATGGACACATATTCATTATCTGATCATATCAAATTAGGATTCATAGTTTTATCAGTCTTACTGACAAGTCAAGGATTGTAATGAAGCTGCAATATATGCTAACATCAACAACACTGGAtttgttacgaattccaatttgttgtggctaatgttagctaggtggctaacgttagctaggctaggggttacggttagggataaggttatggttactgttagggttaaggttagggttaatctTAGGGTTAGGAGTTGGGTTAAAGGATTATGGTTGAGGTTAGCTaatatgctaagtagttgcaaagtagctaaaaagtagtaagtagttgcaaattagctaaaatgctaaagttgtccatgatgagattcaaacacgcaacctttgggttccTAGACATTCGCATTATACAGCCCTCCTTTCATTTTTTTTTGCCTTCAGTAACCTGCTGtattatgtaaccataccaaacataacatacagtattatactcATTTGAATGTCTCGGACAGAGTGACTATATATTAACAAATTGTATCAGTCTTACTGGCAAGTCAAGAATTATAATGAAGCTTCAATATGTGCTAATATCATCTCCCATTTCAGGCACAATGTTGATGATGCCAATGAGGTGCCCTACATGAAGAGCAATGGAGTCGACCCTAAGAAATAACAACCCTCACAGCAGAtgtagctctagtctacagtctacatggtacataaaagtaaaataacaaatagcctacagaaCTGAATGCTGTCTGATATTTCAAGATGTGGAAAGGAAtgcaagaggaggaggggaagagagagggagggaaaatggAACATGTGGCAGAAGTAGAGATGCATGAAGTGAGAAGATGTATGCCCGTTCCATGTTTAGCTTTCAAGTACTCACCACTACGTTGCTCCCACTAAATGATTTACTGGCAGAACAACAATCCATCAGCTCTGTGGAAGGTTATTATAAATGCATTACCTCCCCAAGCCTACCAGTTCAATGGAGTCGTGCAGGGCCTCATAAATATGGGTCAATAAAGGGACACACAAAAGACTCAGGATGAATGAAATAGGCTTTATTGTATTAGTGTGAACTTTCACCCTACCTGTGCGTAGAAGCTCTCAGATCTGAGGTGGGTCTTTTCAAATGAAGAGACGTGAGTTTATTCATTTATTCATAGCATGATAACTCCCTAAATGATTAATGTCCCCCCGCATGTAAGCTTTTATGcaccctcttttctctcttttcttccaGACACGAACTGAAGACAGGTCTTCACCTTGATGGCTACACATCTGGTGAGTTCTCTCAATGCCTGCATTCTATGTCTCAAACTTAAAACACCAGAAATGGAAAAGTACTACTGAATTACTACTCATTACTACTACCTGAGGTCTACACAAAACCTACTGGTTTTACTACTTGATTGCTATTGAGATGTGTAGTAAACCAGTAGTGATTTATGTAGTAATTTAAGTAGTAATGAGGGATAGATTGAGACGTTTCACTACTGGTGAACACTACATATTTCCTATTCAAGTCAATAAATAATTCTTCCTTGATGACTACTGAGCTTTTGGGTATCTGCTACttaaacttcttcgggatcggtgtcccttccacaggacggttgagctaacataggctaatgtgattagcatgaggttgtaagtaacaagaaaatttcccaggacatagacatatctgatattgtcagaaagcttaaattcttgttaatctaactgcactgtccaatttacagtagcgattacagtgaaataatgccacactattgtttgaggagagtgcacagttttgaacttgaaaagttattaataaacaaattaggcacatttgggcagtcttgatccAAAAATTGTAcataaatacaatggttcattggatccgtctaaaactttgcacatacactgctgccatctagtggccaaaatctaaattgcacctgggatGGAATAATGCATTattgcctttctcttgcatttcaaagatgatggtaccagATCTAATCTGTTACATTCTCCTATATTCCttttacat
It encodes:
- the LOC129825799 gene encoding cytoglobin-1-like, coding for MERQQGEVKADRLERLKPLCDSEREMIKDTWAKVYQNCDDVGVAILIRLFVNFPSSKQYFSQFQQVEDPEELERSAQLRKHSRRVMNAINTLVENLHDGDKMVSVLKLVGKAHALRHKVEPVYFKILCGVILEVLVEDFPDYITPEVAGAWTKLLDAVYWHVKGVYEEVGWASSSAV